A window of Flammeovirga kamogawensis genomic DNA:
AAGATTAAATAGGCAGAAGTCTTTAAATCAGTTGTTATTTTTTTACTAGAAATAAAAAAGGCTATCTCATTTTTGAGATAGCCTTACTATATAACTTACTTCTAAGTTAGAAAATATACTTTCAAAATCTTAGTACCCCCAGTTATTTACAGGAATACTTGGATTTGCTAACATTTCACGTTCTGGAATTGGGAACCACGTTTGTTGTCCTCCGTTGTTAACTCCACCATCAACCGTTGGGTCTTCAGTAGCAATTTCAACTCCTTTACGGTCTGAAACGATAACTTTTTGGTTTGTTCTTCTCAAGTCCCACATTCTATGACCTTCAAAAGCAAACTCTTTTGCTGTTTCATTCCAAACATCTTGCAATGTTACAGAAGTCACATCCATATAATTTTGGATACGATTTCTTCTAAGCTTATTAATCGCTTCAGCTGCTAATGCAGTTTCACCTTTAATTAAATGAGCTTCAGCTTTTGCTAACAATACTTCTGCATAACGTAAAAGCTTTGGAGTAGTAAGACCAATTGTGTTATCATGACTATAATACTTCATGATCCAATGTAAAGTAGATCCGTCAGTATCTTCTGATTCATAGATAAGTGTTTTACCAACTTCTGCAGATGATTCAAAACGAGCATCATTAACTACACCACCTAAAATTACAGTATCCGGGTGTGCGTGAAACAGTAATGGAGAAGCTAAATACGCTCCATACATACCAGCTTCAGGTGCTCCGTAAATATTACCATAGTTATTTGAACCGCGACCTTGATTAGAAGCAAACTTCAATTCAAAGATTGTTTCAACTCCACCTTCACCTTGATAATAATCAAATAGTTTATCAATTGGTGTTAAAGCATAAGAACCTGCTAAATCATTAGCAATAGAGATAATTTCATCCGCATTTGCAGTTGCTTTTGCAGAGTTTAACTCCACTTCAAATAATAACACTCTTACTTTTAATGCTTTAACTGCATCTAAAGTAGCATTAATTTTTGATGTATTAGAAATATACTTTGCAGCATTATCTAAATCAGCATAAACTTGAGTAAAAATATCTGAACGATCATTTAACTCCGGCTTCTGAGCAACTGCTTCTTCAACAGTTGTTGGAGCTGATATTACTAAAGGAACATTACCATATGCTTTTAATAAATCAGAATATGCTAATGCTCTAATAAAGTGAGCTTGACCTATTGCATTTTTTATTTCAGAATCATCTAAATCAAGGCCTTCTGTTTGAAGAATTAAGTTTGCATTCGAGATCACTTCATAGATAGCATCAAAAGTATTTTTATCATCTTCTGTTCCTGTATCAGCTCCAACTGTTGTGAAGTTCTTTCTTAAGTTATAATGATCTTGAAAACGACCACCATCATTTGGTCCTGCAGAAACTAGATCTGTACCAATATCACCGTAAAGGTTGAAGTTACGACCATAATACCCTAACTCTTGCATTCTGTTATATAAACCTCCAATAAGATCTGAAGGTTGAACAGTTTCTATATTTTCAATGTCAACATTTTGTTGAGGCTCAACATCTAGTGTACACGAAGACATTGCTCCTACTAATGCTGCACCAACTAATATTTTATATAATTTCATCTTATTCTCTTAAACTAAAGTATCTAAAAAATTTCTTTTACAGTATTTTCTAATTAGAATGATACTGTTAAACCTCCTGTGAATACTTTTCCTTCTGGATATTCAAAGAAGTTGATACCTGTTGGGTCTACAGTTGTTGGAGTAAATCCTTTATAATCAGATAAGATCCAAAGGTTTTGAGCAGAAGCGTAAATTCTAACATTACTAAGTTTTGCTTTTTTCACAACGTTGCTAGGTAAAGTATACCCTAATGTTACGTTTCTTAAAGCTAAATAACCGCCATCTTCTAAGAAGCGAGTAGAATGCTGTTGACCACCAGCCATACCCCATCCTGGGTTATCTGAAATATCTCCTTCTTTCTCCCATCTGTTTGCTGTATAAGCAGACTCCAACATGTTATAAGGATAGATTGCATCTGTATCAGTATATCTACGAGTTGAGTTGTAAATTTTCCCTCCTACTGAGTAAGTTAAGAAAAATGAGAAGTCAAATCCTTTATAAGCAAAGTTGTTTGTCATACCACCCACTGCTGTAGGGTAAGGGTTACCATGTTCTGTACGTTCAGCAGCACCATAAGAAGTTGTTGCCCATTTTCCATCTTTCATGAAATAACCAGCTTTTCCTGTATGGTCTTCTCCATCATTTGCAAACCAAGATGGCTTACCTGTAGTTGGATCAGCTCCTGCCCACTCTCTTAAAAAGAAAGTTCTCATTGCAGAACCTACTCTTGCTACCTGCATCGTATTAATTTGAATATCTTGATCATTGTCTAAACGAGTTACTTCATTTTTGTTTAATGAAATATTGAAGTTCGTATTCCAAGTAAATTCACCCCTAATATTTTGAGTGTTTAATTGGAATTCCCATCCAGAGTTTCTCATTGCTCCAATGTTACGACGAGCAGATGCAAAACCTGTAGTACCCGATAATTGTTGATTTAATAATAAATCATCAGAATCTTCAATGTAGTAATCAACATTTAAAGTAATTCTATCAATAAAAGTCACATCAGCACCAACATTAAATTTCTTTCTTTTCTCCCATGTTAAATCTGGGTTAGATAATTGTTTGAAGTAAGCAGCAGAAGCATTATTATAACTTGAATACGCATATAAACCTCTTGCTTCAAAGTTATCAATTTCAGCATTACCAGTAACACCATAAGACGACCTTAATTTAGCATCTGTTAAAATAGTATTACCATTCAAGAAATCTTCTCTTGAGATATACCAAGAAGCAGAAGCTGAGTAGAAATCGCCCCATTTATTATTTGCAGAGAATTTAGAAGATCCATCACGACGATAAGATGCAGTAGCATAGTATTTACCATCATAATTATATTGTGCCTGACCTAAAAATGACATGAACCTATATTCAGTTTCATAACCACCCATTGATACAGGTTTTGCTGCATTATCTAAATTTTGTAAAGAAGAAGGCATTCCTTCACCGTAAGCACTAATACCTGTCACTTTATTTGATTGATATTCAAAACCAGCTATTGCACTAACATTATGAACATTGTTAAATGTCTTATCAAAAGAAAGGATAGAAGTATTTGTTAATGTACTGCTTACACCCCAAGAATTTGATTTTGAACCACCTGAAGATCTACCATCATATGATAAAGAAGAAGTATAATAACCATACTTTACATCCTCAACGTTTACTGCATTTGTCTGACGGAAAGTTAACCAATCTGTAATACGGTAGTTTAATTTACCAATTAATTGACCTGTAGTAGATTTTGTTCTACGAGGGTTAAGATCTACATCGTGTACAAAATTTGCTGCAATTGGGTTATCATCTAACCAATCTCTTGGAGAACCGTCCTCATTGAAAGGATTTACAGTAGGAGCACTCATATATGTCCCTAAAAGAGGAGAAGAGAATAAGTTACCACTTGAAGCATCTAACTGATCAATGTATGAAGCATTACCAATAAATTGAATGTCTAATTTATCATTAAATTTATGATCAATATTGAAACGAGCTGAGTAACGTTCAAAATCAGAACCAACAAGAATACCTTCTTGATTGTAATAACCACCAGAAACCATAAATTTAGTTTTCTCATCACCACCTCTCATAGAGACTTCATAAGAACTAGTTTTGCCTTGACGGAAAGAGTGATCACCCCAATCTGTATTTGAGTAAGAATGATTGCCTGCATCATCTGTAGTTACACCATTGACATCTTTAATATAATCTGCAGGATCTCCACCATAAGAATTAGCTAATGATCTAGATCTCGCATCTACATATTGATCACCATTCATTCTTTTAGAATTACCTTTATAAACTGATGAAACACCTTGTTTAGTACTTAAAGTAATTTGAGTTTTTCCTTGAGAACCACCTTTTGTAGTTACTAAAATTACACCATTTGCTGCACGAGCACCATATAAAGCAGTAGCTGCTGCATCTTTTAAAATCTTAATATCCTTAATATCTTCAGGATTTAAATTAGCTAAAGGATCTCTTTCTCCTTGTTGATTAGCTTCAATGATATCTGAAGATGTTTGAATAACACCATCAATTACATATAAAGGGTCTGATGATGCATTTACAGAACCAACACCACGGATTACGATATTTGATTTAGAACCAGGCTGTCCAGAAGATGCATTAATATTAACACCTGCAGCTTTACCTTGTAAAGAATTTGCTACGTTGGGAGTTACGATATCTGTAACATTTTCAATTTCAGGAGTACTAGATGCCATATCTTTTTTGGCATATCCCATAACAGTAACCTCTTCTAATTGTTCTGCATCTTGTTCTAAAGTTACATTAAAAGTAGTTCTTTGTCCCACTTTTAATTCTTGAGTAGTATAACCAACAAAGCTAAAAATTAAAGATGCGTCTTCAGAAACTGAAACCGAAAATTTACCATTAAGATCTGTAATTGTACCTAAAGTTGTTCCTTTTACAACAACAGTAACACCTGGTAAGGGTTGACCTGCTTCAGATACAATACCAGAAACCGTACGTTCCTGAGCAAAAGCACTTACTATTAAAGCAAAAGTAAGTACGATCAGAGATAGAAGTCGTTTGTTCATAAAATAAATAAATTAAGCTAAAAAGCTAGGCACCCAAAACTGAAGTAGATATTATTATAAATAAGCTTAGGTAACCTATTGAATTGAATTGATAACAGGTCTTTTATCGACCTTTTCTGTTTGCAATATTCTATTTTGTTATGTTAATATTATATTGTTTTAAGTTAATAACACTAAATAAAAACAACCCTACAACACAAAACACTAGATATCAATACGATAGCAAATTATTTATTTTTAAGAAGTTAAATAACGGATGTTAAAAACTGATTTTTATACACCTCGTTATTAAATACAAAAACCGTTTACATTATAATATGTAAACGGCTTTTGTATGTGCTGATTAAATTTGGTTATTCGTAACCATTAATTTGCTTCAAGTTTGAATTAACATTTAACTCATTCTGAGGAATTGGAAAATAAAATTGTTGATCTCTAGCAGGGATGTTTGCTTTTGGTGACCTCGCTGTTCCATCTGAATTTATTAAATCCATATCCATGTTATTTCTTCTCAGATCAAACATTCTATGTCCTTCAAAACATAATTCTAGCCTTCTTTCAGCTAATACATCATCAATTAAACCTGTAGATACAGGAGCAGTTCCTGTAGCGTACCTTTTAGATCTAATCATATCTGTTAAAGTAATAGCATCTGCTGTATTTCCTAGTAATGCTTGTGCTTCTGCTGCATTCAAAACAGCTTCAGAATATCTTAAAACTTTTGGGGAGCTTAAACCAACTACTCCATCATATTCTGCATACTTATTAATATAGAATAAACCATTTTCTAAGTAAAACACACCCTTTCTAACGTCATCATCAGAAAATAATGCATAAAAATCTGGACTACAAGTATATGCACCATATCCAGAACGAATATATAAAGCTCCTAAATCATCTGACCCTCTACTCTGAGCTCCTGCAATTATTACTTCATATAAAGTTTCTGCAGATTCTTTATTATTAAAATACTTAACATAATCACCTGCTTCCATCACACTTACTCCCGTTATCATATTATATGAATCAATAACCTTTTGTAAATATGTATTTTTATCAATATTTGAATCTTCTAATGCTCTTGTAAGAAAAACTCTTGTTTCTAGACCATATACAGCATTTAATGTGAATTTAATTGATGACGTATTCGTTATCAGAGCTTTGGCTTCTGTAAGATCTTTTTCAATCTGAGCATAAATTTCAGCAGCAGTGTTATTTGCTGGTTTTGAAGATACTACTTCATTTAAATCAGTTGATGGTTCTGTAACTAATGGCACATCCCCATAAAAACGAACTAAATCAAAATTTAAAAATGCACGTAATGCTAAAGATTGACCCTTTATATCATCTTCAATACCTGCTGTATGGATTAGTGTATTCACATGGTTCAAAACTCTATATATTTGTCCCATTTGATTACTAATATCATAACTATCATCAACAGATTCAGACGTTCTAGAATTCTTTGTATTAAAATAGTTATCATTAAAACGGCCTCCAGATGATCTTACTACAATATTATCTGTACCTACATCCCCAAATACATACGTATTTCTTCCATAATAAGAAGTACGCCCCATTTCTCTGTAGGCACCATTTAAAACATCTTGAGGCTCAGACATTTCACTAGTCCTTACTTTACCATTAACGTTGGGTTCAACGTCTAGAAAGTTACAACTACTCATTACTCCCAAGGCAATAAGTAGGATATATCTTATATATTTCATTATTATCATTGTTAGATGGTTAATTAAAATGAGCAGTTAATACCAAATGTATACGTACGGCCATCAGGGTAATCAAAGAATGCTACTCCTGTATTATCAACAGTTGTTGGAGAATAACCTGTATAATTACTTACAGTAAATAAGTTTTGGAAAGATGTGTATACTCTTAGGTTCGATAAACCTATGTTACCTATTGTTTGCTTAGGTAAAGTATACCCTAATGTGATATTTCTTAATTGTAAATAACTACCATCTTCCATATACCTAGATGAGTTAACATTTCCCCATCCGTCGTCACCTGCTTGATCAATTAAAGGTCTACTTGCTATATCACCTTTCTTAGTCCATCGATCATCTTTTGCAATTTTCATTTGGCTGTAATAATTACCTCCATTTATTGCACTCTGATCCTGATCCATATAACGTCTTCCTGAATTGAATATATCATTACCAACACTAAATGTAAACATGAAAGAAAAATCAAATCCTTTGTATGAGAGGTTGTTCGTAAAACCACCAGAGAAATCTGGGTAAGGATCTCCTACATCAACTTTTTCTGCTTTACTATAATATGATGTTGCGTAACGACCATCATGTTGCTTAAACACTTGATTTTTATCTAACTCATCTTGTGTTGGCTCTCTATTTAAGTACCATGAAGGTTTTCCGTTTTCTGGATTTGCACCTGCCCATTCTTGTATAAAGAATGCATTTAATGGTTTTCCTTCTTCTATAACTTGTCTTGAATATTCTATTCTCTGACCGTTATAAAGTTTTGTTACTTCATTTTGGTTAAATGACATATTTAAATTGGTAGTCCATAAGAACCCATTTTTATCAATGTTCGTAGAATTAATCGTAAATTCAATTCCTCGATTTCTCATTTCACCAACATTTTGGTAAACATTCGCAAAACCTGTCATACCTGCAGTAGGTACTTGCATTAATAAATCAGACGTTTGCTCATTATAGAAATCAACGCTTAAAGATACTTTATCAATAAATGTGATATCAAAACCAATATTCGCTTTTAACTTTTGCTCCCATGTTAAATCAGGATTTTCAACTTGTTCAATAACTGCTGCAGATGATGTATTATAGAATGTATAACCATACAATCCCATTGCTGCATAATTGCCAATTCCTGCATTACCTGTAGTTCCTATCGAGCCTCTAATCTTAGCATTGGTAATTAAGTCTGAAGTACTTAAAAAGTCTTCGTTTGATAATATCCAGCTACCACCAGCAGACCAGAAATTACCATATTGATTTTCTTTACCAAATCTAGAAGATCCATCTCGTCTATAAGAACCTGATACATAATACTTTCCTAGGTAATTATATTGCACCTGGCTTAAAAAAGAGAAGAATCTATATTGCGTTTGGTACCCATCATTTGAGAAACCAGAAGATGCAGAACCTAAATTATCAACAGTTAATGGTACTCCTGCACCATACCCATATTGATTCGATGCATCATATTTTTGTAATTCGACACCACCAATAGCATCTACCGTATGATCTCCAAATGAATTACTGTAAGTCAATAGATTTGTTGATGTAATTAATGAACTAAATGCTGATGTATTACTTACTGAACCATTTGCAGCATTTGGTCCGTTAAATCCATCATAAGATATTGGAGCGGTATAATAATCATATCTTGTGTTTTGAATACGAACAGCATTATTTGATTTGATTGCAAAACCTTTACCTATTTCATATTTCACATTTCCTTGCAAACCTGCATTGAACGATTTCGTTCTTCTGTAATTATATTTTAAATCACTAAGGAAGTTGGCTCCAATAGAATAATAATAATTATCATATCCGGATTCATCTGCCGTTAAAAATGGATTTAAATAAGTGTTACCATCAACAGACCTTTTTAAATCTCCACTTTTTGCATAAGGTGCAATGATAGCAGGATACATATATGTAGTCATTAATGGAGAAGAGAAAAGTGCTCCATCTGATGCATCATTTTGCACTATATAAGATATATCTGTTTTTATTGAATATGATAATCTATCATTTACTTGATTATCCATATTAACTCTAGCTGAATATCTTTCAAAATCAGATCCTTTTAATATACCATCTTGATTATAATAACCAAGACTTACATAATGCTTTGTCTTTTCAGTACCTCCTGAAGCTGTTAATTGATAGTTCTGTACTGCTCCTTTTCTAAAAGCTTCATTAATCCAATCCGTATCTGTAGTAAACGGATCACCATTAATATCTACATCACCATATTTTTGAAACTCAATGAAATCTTTTGCTCTCATTGGTTCGTAGTTTCCTTGATATAATTCAGCAACACCTGCAGAAACATTCAAGTTAAATTGAGTTTTTCCTTCTACTCCAGACTTAGTTGTAACAACTATAACGCCGTTAGATGCTCTTGCTCCATATAAAGCTGTTGCCGCTGCATCAGTTAAGATTTTAACATCTTCAATATCTTCAGGATTTAATAAAGACATTGGATCTCTTTCAGACTGTTGGTTGGCTCCTACTATATCTGTATTATCGATGATCATACCATCAATTACATACAAAGGTTCTTGACTTGAGGAAATCGAACCTACACCACGTATTCTAATAGTTGGCTTAGCACCAGGCTGACCAGAAGGTGCAGTCATACTCACACCAGCTGCTTTACCTTGTAATGAATTGGCAACGTTTGGTGTTACGATATCAGTAACTTTTTCGACACTTGTAACATTAGAAGATTGATCTTGTTTTGCATATCCCATTACAGTTACTTCTTCTAACTGCTCTGAATCTTGTTCCATTGCTATGTTAATTGTTGATTGATTACCAACAGCAATTTCTTGAGATGTATATCCTATAAAACTAAACTGTAAAACAGCATCAGATGAAGTATTTAATGAATAATTACCATCTAAATCTGTAATTGTTCCTTGCGTTGTACCTTTCACTATTACAGTTACCCCTGGTAATGGGGCTCCAGCATCTGTTACAGTACCTGTAACATTTTGCTCCTGTCCATATGCACTTGCTATACTCATTGCAAGAGCAAATAGTAGTAGTATTT
This region includes:
- a CDS encoding RagB/SusD family nutrient uptake outer membrane protein; its protein translation is MKLYKILVGAALVGAMSSCTLDVEPQQNVDIENIETVQPSDLIGGLYNRMQELGYYGRNFNLYGDIGTDLVSAGPNDGGRFQDHYNLRKNFTTVGADTGTEDDKNTFDAIYEVISNANLILQTEGLDLDDSEIKNAIGQAHFIRALAYSDLLKAYGNVPLVISAPTTVEEAVAQKPELNDRSDIFTQVYADLDNAAKYISNTSKINATLDAVKALKVRVLLFEVELNSAKATANADEIISIANDLAGSYALTPIDKLFDYYQGEGGVETIFELKFASNQGRGSNNYGNIYGAPEAGMYGAYLASPLLFHAHPDTVILGGVVNDARFESSAEVGKTLIYESEDTDGSTLHWIMKYYSHDNTIGLTTPKLLRYAEVLLAKAEAHLIKGETALAAEAINKLRRNRIQNYMDVTSVTLQDVWNETAKEFAFEGHRMWDLRRTNQKVIVSDRKGVEIATEDPTVDGGVNNGGQQTWFPIPEREMLANPSIPVNNWGY
- a CDS encoding SusC/RagA family TonB-linked outer membrane protein gives rise to the protein MNKRLLSLIVLTFALIVSAFAQERTVSGIVSEAGQPLPGVTVVVKGTTLGTITDLNGKFSVSVSEDASLIFSFVGYTTQELKVGQRTTFNVTLEQDAEQLEEVTVMGYAKKDMASSTPEIENVTDIVTPNVANSLQGKAAGVNINASSGQPGSKSNIVIRGVGSVNASSDPLYVIDGVIQTSSDIIEANQQGERDPLANLNPEDIKDIKILKDAAATALYGARAANGVILVTTKGGSQGKTQITLSTKQGVSSVYKGNSKRMNGDQYVDARSRSLANSYGGDPADYIKDVNGVTTDDAGNHSYSNTDWGDHSFRQGKTSSYEVSMRGGDEKTKFMVSGGYYNQEGILVGSDFERYSARFNIDHKFNDKLDIQFIGNASYIDQLDASSGNLFSSPLLGTYMSAPTVNPFNEDGSPRDWLDDNPIAANFVHDVDLNPRRTKSTTGQLIGKLNYRITDWLTFRQTNAVNVEDVKYGYYTSSLSYDGRSSGGSKSNSWGVSSTLTNTSILSFDKTFNNVHNVSAIAGFEYQSNKVTGISAYGEGMPSSLQNLDNAAKPVSMGGYETEYRFMSFLGQAQYNYDGKYYATASYRRDGSSKFSANNKWGDFYSASASWYISREDFLNGNTILTDAKLRSSYGVTGNAEIDNFEARGLYAYSSYNNASAAYFKQLSNPDLTWEKRKKFNVGADVTFIDRITLNVDYYIEDSDDLLLNQQLSGTTGFASARRNIGAMRNSGWEFQLNTQNIRGEFTWNTNFNISLNKNEVTRLDNDQDIQINTMQVARVGSAMRTFFLREWAGADPTTGKPSWFANDGEDHTGKAGYFMKDGKWATTSYGAAERTEHGNPYPTAVGGMTNNFAYKGFDFSFFLTYSVGGKIYNSTRRYTDTDAIYPYNMLESAYTANRWEKEGDISDNPGWGMAGGQQHSTRFLEDGGYLALRNVTLGYTLPSNVVKKAKLSNVRIYASAQNLWILSDYKGFTPTTVDPTGINFFEYPEGKVFTGGLTVSF
- a CDS encoding RagB/SusD family nutrient uptake outer membrane protein, with translation MKYIRYILLIALGVMSSCNFLDVEPNVNGKVRTSEMSEPQDVLNGAYREMGRTSYYGRNTYVFGDVGTDNIVVRSSGGRFNDNYFNTKNSRTSESVDDSYDISNQMGQIYRVLNHVNTLIHTAGIEDDIKGQSLALRAFLNFDLVRFYGDVPLVTEPSTDLNEVVSSKPANNTAAEIYAQIEKDLTEAKALITNTSSIKFTLNAVYGLETRVFLTRALEDSNIDKNTYLQKVIDSYNMITGVSVMEAGDYVKYFNNKESAETLYEVIIAGAQSRGSDDLGALYIRSGYGAYTCSPDFYALFSDDDVRKGVFYLENGLFYINKYAEYDGVVGLSSPKVLRYSEAVLNAAEAQALLGNTADAITLTDMIRSKRYATGTAPVSTGLIDDVLAERRLELCFEGHRMFDLRRNNMDMDLINSDGTARSPKANIPARDQQFYFPIPQNELNVNSNLKQINGYE
- a CDS encoding SusC/RagA family TonB-linked outer membrane protein, whose translation is MKKKILLLFALAMSIASAYGQEQNVTGTVTDAGAPLPGVTVIVKGTTQGTITDLDGNYSLNTSSDAVLQFSFIGYTSQEIAVGNQSTINIAMEQDSEQLEEVTVMGYAKQDQSSNVTSVEKVTDIVTPNVANSLQGKAAGVSMTAPSGQPGAKPTIRIRGVGSISSSQEPLYVIDGMIIDNTDIVGANQQSERDPMSLLNPEDIEDVKILTDAAATALYGARASNGVIVVTTKSGVEGKTQFNLNVSAGVAELYQGNYEPMRAKDFIEFQKYGDVDINGDPFTTDTDWINEAFRKGAVQNYQLTASGGTEKTKHYVSLGYYNQDGILKGSDFERYSARVNMDNQVNDRLSYSIKTDISYIVQNDASDGALFSSPLMTTYMYPAIIAPYAKSGDLKRSVDGNTYLNPFLTADESGYDNYYYSIGANFLSDLKYNYRRTKSFNAGLQGNVKYEIGKGFAIKSNNAVRIQNTRYDYYTAPISYDGFNGPNAANGSVSNTSAFSSLITSTNLLTYSNSFGDHTVDAIGGVELQKYDASNQYGYGAGVPLTVDNLGSASSGFSNDGYQTQYRFFSFLSQVQYNYLGKYYVSGSYRRDGSSRFGKENQYGNFWSAGGSWILSNEDFLSTSDLITNAKIRGSIGTTGNAGIGNYAAMGLYGYTFYNTSSAAVIEQVENPDLTWEQKLKANIGFDITFIDKVSLSVDFYNEQTSDLLMQVPTAGMTGFANVYQNVGEMRNRGIEFTINSTNIDKNGFLWTTNLNMSFNQNEVTKLYNGQRIEYSRQVIEEGKPLNAFFIQEWAGANPENGKPSWYLNREPTQDELDKNQVFKQHDGRYATSYYSKAEKVDVGDPYPDFSGGFTNNLSYKGFDFSFMFTFSVGNDIFNSGRRYMDQDQSAINGGNYYSQMKIAKDDRWTKKGDIASRPLIDQAGDDGWGNVNSSRYMEDGSYLQLRNITLGYTLPKQTIGNIGLSNLRVYTSFQNLFTVSNYTGYSPTTVDNTGVAFFDYPDGRTYTFGINCSF